TAGCATGGCAACCCGAATGGAAAGCTGAAGTAACCGAAAACGAAAAAATCTACCTAAAGCAATTGGCAGATCTGCATCAACAGAATCTCGCCAAAGTAGCCGAGCTTCGCAAAGCAAACCAAGCCCTGATCACTGCTCATGATGCCTTCTCCTACTTTGGCAAGGCTTACGACCTGGAGGTCTTGGGCCTACAGGGACTGTCCACTTTGAGTGAGCCCGGCCTGAGAGACCTGACCAGCTTGGTTAGCTTTATAGTAGAGCGAAATATCCATGCGGTTTTTGCGGAGCAAACCATCTCCCCAAAAGCCATAGAAGCTGTGGTGGCAGGCTGCGCCAATCAAAACCATGACATTTCTCTTGCAGGTCCACTCTATACCGATAGCCTAGGAGATCCAGATTCATCTGCAGGTACTTATATAGGAATGGTTGAAACCAATGTCAGTATCATTTTCCAAAGTTTAAAGCCATGATCAAACAAGTAGAATCACCAATATTAGAAATTCACGACCTCACAGTCAGCTACGATCAAAGTCCGGTTTTATGGAATGTGGATCTAAGCCTACCCTCGGGAAAACTAATCGGAATTTTAGGTCCCAACGGGGCAGGAAAATCTACACTTATCAAAGCAATCATGGGCCTGGTACCCTTATCAGGTGGCTATGTAAAAGTTTTTGACCGCGAGTTAAACGATGTAAGGAGAAGAATTAGCTATGTGCCCCAGCGGGAATCAGTGGATTGGAATTTTCCTGCATCCGTGCTTGACGTAGTCATGATGGGTACTTATGGCAAACTGGGATTATTTCGCAGGCCTGGCAAAAAGGAAAAGGAAACTGCCATAAGATGCCTGGAAAAAGTAGGCATGCAGGCATTTGTAAACAGGCAGATTTCGGAGCTTTCCGGGGGCCAGCAGCAACGCGTATTTATCGCCAGGGCTTTGGCACAAGAAGCAGACCTTTACTTGATGGATGAGCCATTCGCTGGTGTGGACATGGCGACAGAGACCGCCATTTTTAATCTTTTGCTTGAAATGACCAAAGAAGGAAAAACGGTCATTGTGGTACATCATGACATTCACTCAGCTATGAATTACTTTGATTGGATTATCATGCTAAATCTACACCTGGTGGCCTCCGGTCCTAAGTCTGAAGTGGTCACTGAAGATTTGCTTAGGAAAACCTACGGAGGCAAACTCAACCTACTGACAAAAGTAACGGACATTATCCGACAGAAGGATTTTAACCCATTAAAGAGTTGATATGAGTGATTTCGCTTATTTCTTCACCTTTCAGGACTCCTCTATCGCATTTGTGGTGATAGGGATTACCCTTTTGGGCATTGGTTCAGCATATGTGGGTACCTACAGTTTTCTAGACAAAAAGGCCTTGCTAGGTGACGCCATTTCCCATGCTGTACTTCCTGGGATTTGTTTGGGATTTATGCTGGCTGGTGAAAAGAATCCCCTGTATATCGTGACGGGTGCATTCCTATCTGGTGCCCTGGCTACCTTCCTTACCTCTTGGCTCAAAAGCAAAACCCGGTTGAGTGACGACGCAATCATTGCATCCATCCTATCCATATTCTTTGGGTT
This genomic window from Algoriphagus sp. TR-M9 contains:
- a CDS encoding metal ABC transporter solute-binding protein, Zn/Mn family, giving the protein MRNLLTVALLLSLSFSCKFESKEERIKPKIVATTSILADGIRNLVGDNAEVVALMPAGVDPHLYKASVRDLDLLQEADLVVYHGLFLEGKMTEIFEKLAFSQNLINVSETIPEELLIRSGPEAHSVDPHIWFDVSLWTLALFHAADEIIAWQPEWKAEVTENEKIYLKQLADLHQQNLAKVAELRKANQALITAHDAFSYFGKAYDLEVLGLQGLSTLSEPGLRDLTSLVSFIVERNIHAVFAEQTISPKAIEAVVAGCANQNHDISLAGPLYTDSLGDPDSSAGTYIGMVETNVSIIFQSLKP
- a CDS encoding metal ABC transporter ATP-binding protein, coding for MIKQVESPILEIHDLTVSYDQSPVLWNVDLSLPSGKLIGILGPNGAGKSTLIKAIMGLVPLSGGYVKVFDRELNDVRRRISYVPQRESVDWNFPASVLDVVMMGTYGKLGLFRRPGKKEKETAIRCLEKVGMQAFVNRQISELSGGQQQRVFIARALAQEADLYLMDEPFAGVDMATETAIFNLLLEMTKEGKTVIVVHHDIHSAMNYFDWIIMLNLHLVASGPKSEVVTEDLLRKTYGGKLNLLTKVTDIIRQKDFNPLKS